Proteins co-encoded in one uncultured Draconibacterium sp. genomic window:
- a CDS encoding sugar-binding domain-containing protein: protein MNLPVIKRTKSKGRLHAALWLFFAASIVITSCSVPKEKLVSKVIIISDGWKMQSSDKIGELDESLISESNFSADSWLKASVPGTVLGSMATFGVIEDPYFGVNMQSVDIEQFKKPWWFRTTFDLSANDLNKQVSLRFNGINYRADLWVNGEKVVGKDEFAGTYRMFTFNIDDYVQEGTNTIALKLWQHADGEYSIGFVDWNPLPRDRNMGIFREVFLEINEGVKIRSPFVYSVVNKENLKDADLFIQAEIENQSDEAVEGIVRVNYGLGTVEKQVTLHPRDTLSCRFTPDEFSQLSVKDVKLWWPNGMGDPNLYNMSVEFIAGDKMLDRVESRYGIREINSYLNEDKNRVFTINGKFVLLKGGGWVDDLLLQDTRESVEAQMKYIRHMNLNSIRCEGFWGKSQMLYDLCDEYGILVMVGWSCHWEWEEYLLKPTHEKYGGAVIPEDIDLLSAYWKDQMLWLRNHPGIYVWMLGSDKLPIPELEHRYIDLFKKYDPSRPDITSAGGAGTEDNNIVAEVPLISEISGPTGMKMLGPYAYTPPVYWFTDTDLGGAYGFNTETCPGPNITPLSSLKKMLPEESLWPIDKKYWEYHTGRNAFKTLDRFREAMDARYGESNNIEEFAFKCQVSNYELMRPMFEAFVAHKPKSTGLVQWMLNSAWPELYWQLYDTYLQPNGSFYGVRKACNPIHAIYRYGFDDIYLANEDLEDANNVTVKMKAYNINSKVIFSDEWEGDIATNTSRFIYKLPEMEEKTPVWFLRLNVYDQNGEEVDNSTYWLSVKQDELDYEAAKALDWPYYTPPKAYADFTDLDKLPNVKLDYDYQFEKDGDSGVVHLKVTNPASSIVFFTYFDLVNQGTDDPILPVYWDGNYITLLPGEERTYTARFDLEDLKGDKPYLKVKAWNVESVTIK from the coding sequence ATGAATTTACCGGTAATCAAAAGAACGAAATCAAAAGGTCGTTTGCATGCAGCCCTGTGGCTTTTCTTTGCCGCAAGTATTGTTATCACATCTTGCTCTGTGCCAAAAGAGAAATTAGTTTCAAAAGTGATAATAATTTCTGACGGCTGGAAAATGCAGTCGAGCGATAAAATTGGGGAGTTAGACGAAAGTTTGATTTCAGAAAGTAATTTCTCTGCCGATTCGTGGCTAAAAGCGTCTGTTCCCGGAACTGTGCTGGGAAGCATGGCAACTTTCGGGGTGATTGAAGATCCGTACTTTGGCGTTAATATGCAAAGCGTAGATATTGAGCAGTTCAAGAAGCCCTGGTGGTTCAGAACTACTTTTGATTTGTCAGCTAATGATTTAAATAAACAGGTTTCGCTACGTTTTAACGGTATTAATTACCGTGCGGATTTATGGGTGAATGGAGAGAAGGTGGTTGGTAAAGACGAATTTGCCGGCACTTACCGGATGTTTACTTTTAATATTGATGACTATGTTCAGGAAGGAACAAATACCATCGCGCTAAAACTCTGGCAACATGCCGATGGCGAATATTCAATTGGTTTTGTGGATTGGAATCCGCTTCCTCGCGATCGAAATATGGGGATTTTCAGGGAAGTGTTTCTTGAAATTAATGAAGGGGTTAAAATCCGCAGTCCCTTTGTTTATTCAGTAGTTAATAAAGAAAACTTAAAAGATGCCGATCTTTTTATTCAGGCTGAAATTGAAAATCAGTCGGATGAAGCAGTTGAAGGAATTGTTCGCGTAAATTATGGTTTGGGAACAGTTGAAAAGCAAGTAACACTTCATCCGAGAGATACGCTTTCATGTCGGTTTACTCCCGATGAATTTAGCCAGCTTTCGGTAAAAGATGTGAAGCTTTGGTGGCCAAACGGCATGGGCGATCCTAATTTGTACAACATGTCGGTTGAGTTTATTGCGGGAGATAAGATGTTGGATCGGGTTGAAAGCCGTTATGGAATTCGTGAAATTAACAGCTATTTAAACGAAGATAAAAACCGTGTTTTTACGATAAACGGAAAATTTGTTTTGTTGAAAGGTGGTGGCTGGGTTGATGATCTTTTGCTGCAAGATACGCGCGAAAGTGTCGAAGCCCAAATGAAATACATTCGCCATATGAACCTGAACAGTATTCGTTGCGAAGGATTCTGGGGAAAAAGCCAGATGTTGTATGACCTGTGTGACGAGTACGGAATTTTAGTTATGGTGGGGTGGAGTTGCCACTGGGAGTGGGAAGAATACCTGCTAAAACCAACGCATGAAAAATACGGAGGAGCAGTTATACCGGAAGATATTGATTTGTTAAGTGCTTATTGGAAAGATCAGATGCTTTGGTTGCGCAATCATCCCGGAATTTATGTCTGGATGCTGGGAAGTGATAAACTTCCGATACCCGAACTTGAACACCGTTACATCGATCTGTTTAAAAAGTACGATCCTTCGCGGCCAGACATAACCTCTGCCGGTGGTGCCGGAACTGAAGACAATAATATTGTGGCAGAAGTTCCGCTAATCAGCGAAATTAGTGGCCCAACCGGGATGAAAATGTTAGGGCCTTACGCCTATACTCCACCGGTTTATTGGTTTACAGATACTGATTTGGGCGGTGCATATGGATTTAATACCGAAACTTGTCCGGGGCCAAACATCACTCCCTTGTCGTCGTTGAAAAAAATGTTGCCGGAAGAAAGCCTGTGGCCTATCGATAAAAAATACTGGGAGTACCATACCGGACGAAACGCATTTAAAACACTCGATCGCTTCCGCGAAGCCATGGACGCGCGTTACGGGGAGTCAAACAATATTGAGGAATTTGCCTTTAAATGCCAGGTTTCGAATTACGAACTGATGCGGCCAATGTTTGAAGCTTTTGTGGCACACAAACCAAAAAGTACCGGGCTGGTTCAGTGGATGCTTAACTCGGCCTGGCCCGAATTATACTGGCAGTTGTACGATACTTATTTGCAGCCGAACGGCTCGTTTTACGGTGTGCGGAAAGCTTGTAATCCGATTCACGCCATCTATCGCTATGGTTTCGATGATATTTATCTGGCAAACGAAGATCTTGAAGATGCCAACAATGTAACCGTAAAGATGAAGGCTTATAACATCAACTCGAAAGTTATTTTTTCTGACGAGTGGGAAGGAGATATTGCAACAAATACCTCACGGTTTATTTACAAATTACCCGAAATGGAGGAGAAAACGCCGGTTTGGTTCCTGCGCTTGAATGTTTATGATCAGAATGGAGAGGAAGTAGACAACAGCACTTATTGGTTATCGGTAAAACAAGACGAACTGGATTACGAGGCAGCAAAAGCACTTGATTGGCCTTATTATACACCACCCAAAGCGTATGCTGATTTTACTGATCTGGATAAGCTTCCAAATGTAAAATTAGACTATGATTATCAGTTTGAAAAGGATGGAGATTCGGGAGTTGTGCATTTGAAAGTTACAAATCCGGCTTCTTCAATAGTCTTCTTCACCTATTTCGATTTGGTGAATCAGGGAACTGACGATCCTATTTTGCCGGTATACTGGGACGGCAACTATATCACGCTTTTGCCCGGAGAAGAAAGAACTTACACCGCTCGCTTTGATTTGGAAGACCTAAAAGGCGATAAGCCGTATTTAAAAGTTAAGGCATGGAATGTTGAATCGGTAACAATTAAGTAG
- a CDS encoding ROK family protein, translated as MGKLRYAVGIDLGGTFVKYALVREDGKILFEGKLPVGGKATREDTLDAIKSSIQKVLEKAREDALEVTGIGIGSPGIVCDGIVHGGADNLDRWENINLSEIYSKEFNLPVFADNDANVMGLGEVMFGAAKDATDAIFITVGTGIGGAIVANGELYGGYKNRGTEMGHVTIDHEGIACNCGGRGCLEAYASTSALVQQYADVTGLDADEVDGHFIVDKFKNNEAAAIKCMQKHTDYLGHGIAGFINTFSPQKVVVGGGISEAGQFYVDMIKASALSYAMPDCAVNTDVVAATLGNNAGCLGAASLVFKNVN; from the coding sequence ATGGGAAAGTTAAGATATGCGGTTGGTATCGATTTAGGTGGAACTTTTGTAAAGTACGCTTTGGTTCGGGAAGATGGCAAGATTCTGTTTGAAGGGAAACTTCCCGTTGGTGGTAAAGCAACGCGCGAGGACACTTTGGATGCAATAAAATCTTCAATTCAAAAAGTTTTGGAAAAGGCTCGTGAAGACGCTCTTGAAGTGACCGGAATCGGAATCGGTTCGCCGGGTATTGTATGCGATGGCATTGTGCATGGGGGCGCTGATAATCTCGACCGTTGGGAAAACATAAATCTTAGTGAAATATATTCAAAGGAGTTCAATCTTCCGGTTTTTGCAGACAACGATGCTAATGTAATGGGACTTGGCGAAGTAATGTTTGGTGCAGCAAAAGATGCAACTGATGCTATTTTTATTACCGTTGGAACAGGAATTGGCGGTGCAATAGTGGCCAATGGAGAATTGTACGGAGGCTATAAAAACCGGGGTACTGAGATGGGGCATGTAACCATCGATCATGAAGGAATTGCATGTAATTGTGGTGGCCGTGGATGTTTGGAAGCTTACGCGTCAACTTCTGCTTTGGTTCAGCAATATGCCGACGTTACCGGGTTAGATGCTGATGAGGTAGATGGCCACTTTATCGTTGATAAATTCAAAAATAATGAAGCTGCAGCAATTAAATGTATGCAGAAGCATACCGATTACTTGGGCCACGGAATAGCCGGGTTTATCAATACTTTTTCACCGCAAAAAGTAGTTGTAGGTGGAGGAATTTCGGAGGCCGGACAATTTTATGTCGATATGATCAAAGCTTCGGCACTAAGTTATGCCATGCCCGATTGTGCGGTAAACACTGATGTTGTTGCTGCAACGCTCGGAAATAATGCCGGTTGTTTGGGGGCTGCGTCACTGGTTTTTAAAAACGTAAATTAA
- a CDS encoding MFS transporter has product MRKNLFIVVLIMLVFFVISFLTNILGALNQKVSDSYMLTETLAGLLPFAFFIAYGVMSIPFGFLVEKYGEKRIMIVAFLMAFAASLVFAVHPVFNVFIISLFTIGAGMAALQVVINPLLRVSGGEANYAFYSVMGQLVFGLASFISPQMYSYFVVNIDNGSLNKPLIGLMAKLVPESMSWVSVYWAFAAIAILMGVIIFLVKFPKVELQDDEKVGSKESFFELIKNKYVILYFLGIFMYVGSEQGISYWLSKFLNVYHGIDPDLAGADAVSYFWGLMTLGGMLGLVLMKLFDSKQILRWFTILAIVCVAAGLFGSVNIALWALPVSGFFLSVMYPTIVSLGLNSVAKHHGSFAGILMTGIAGGAIVQVLIGAISDFSSLRAGMLLIFVTLGYVLSISFWAKPLISNKTISFKSEN; this is encoded by the coding sequence ATGCGAAAAAATCTTTTTATAGTAGTTCTCATCATGTTGGTGTTTTTTGTGATTTCATTTCTTACCAACATTTTGGGAGCGCTAAACCAAAAAGTTTCGGACAGTTACATGCTTACCGAAACGCTAGCCGGATTACTTCCTTTTGCTTTTTTTATTGCGTACGGAGTAATGTCCATCCCTTTCGGATTTCTGGTGGAAAAGTACGGCGAAAAACGAATTATGATTGTTGCTTTTCTTATGGCTTTTGCTGCGTCGCTGGTGTTTGCTGTTCATCCGGTTTTTAATGTGTTCATCATTTCATTGTTTACAATTGGAGCCGGAATGGCAGCCTTGCAAGTAGTAATTAATCCGCTGTTGCGCGTATCCGGAGGAGAAGCAAATTATGCTTTTTATTCGGTAATGGGGCAACTGGTTTTTGGATTGGCGTCGTTTATCAGTCCGCAAATGTATTCCTACTTTGTGGTAAATATCGATAACGGAAGCTTGAATAAACCACTTATTGGTTTGATGGCTAAGCTTGTTCCCGAAAGTATGTCGTGGGTGTCTGTTTACTGGGCTTTTGCGGCTATTGCAATTCTAATGGGTGTAATTATTTTCCTGGTTAAATTTCCGAAAGTAGAGTTGCAGGATGATGAGAAAGTTGGCTCAAAAGAAAGCTTTTTTGAACTGATCAAGAATAAATATGTGATCCTGTATTTTCTTGGCATATTTATGTATGTAGGTTCTGAGCAGGGAATTTCATATTGGTTGTCGAAGTTTTTGAATGTTTATCATGGTATTGATCCTGACCTTGCTGGGGCTGATGCGGTTTCCTATTTTTGGGGCTTGATGACGCTTGGTGGAATGTTAGGATTGGTATTGATGAAGTTGTTCGATAGCAAACAAATTCTCAGATGGTTCACCATATTGGCGATTGTTTGTGTGGCAGCCGGCTTGTTTGGCAGTGTTAATATTGCATTGTGGGCATTGCCTGTTTCGGGGTTCTTTTTATCTGTAATGTATCCAACAATTGTCTCTTTGGGGCTAAATTCAGTGGCTAAGCACCATGGTTCGTTTGCCGGAATTTTAATGACTGGTATTGCCGGAGGTGCAATTGTGCAGGTGTTGATTGGTGCTATCAGTGACTTTTCTTCGTTACGGGCCGGAATGCTGCTTATTTTCGTAACCTTAGGTTATGTGTTAAGTATTTCTTTCTGGGCTAAGCCATTGATTAGTAATAAAACGATCTCGTTTAAATCTGAAAATTAA
- a CDS encoding bifunctional YncE family protein/alkaline phosphatase family protein, translated as MSAKFLLPFVLVLFLFSCNKKNHTVKVLQVPGNDQYCVIDKAGTTVLPSGRYATPAGEVIPITNDPYGMAVSPDGEKAVTLHNGVITVINLNHLGAQRIPSYDNKIPSPFSKGSFLGVAFSPDSKHVYLSGGDKGDVVIYDIENYKKVGAISLNGKIKGEDYQDSFTSDLMLNPDRNELLVLDRGNFRLVRVDLNSKKITASVKVGRQPFGLAISPDKKQAFVANVGVYSYPLVEGATPENYEYLRISHHPYGENTPESREGTIVEGKVIPGLGSPNHPDAMSVFTIDLEKNEVINKFKTGYLIGETVEDAEVVGGASPNSIAVGKQYAYVTNASNDNIAIIDHTTQELVGRIPIRVDDRIDKVRGLIPFGITMTKDEKTLYVALLGFNAVAVIDIPTQTTKGLIPSGWGPTRVELSDDEKQLYIITCRGWGAGPNGGVGFVAPIQGSSVSSIQLGSFQKVKVPTDDELANYTKQSINNTFIETIVEDDGKNPLPPLPGVRQSQIKHIVYITKENRTYDEIFGQLKEARGDSTLARYGTNNTYTLPDSMQAKFPNLRISPNHIKAAKQFAFSDNYYCDSDASVHGHHWLVGVIPNEWVEANAATSKTAMPFSKAEGRRFPKTIGSVDPEDYAEIGGLWEALDRQGVTFYNFGQANESGHEREEWYDVNTGAAHGVMIPMQKALFYRTSHDYPGYNMNIPDQYRMDQFEKEFTRLWIDSNDEMPALVTVMIPNDHGTGPDPEEGYPYRQSYMVDNDLAVGRILHFLSRTKYWKDMLVIITEDDPQGGVDHVDAHRSVLMMAGPYVKRGYVSHTHANFGAILKTIYNILNVPYVNHFDLTASLLQDFFTDEPDYTPYTLERHDERIYDAELSMKKYHRTIDWRKIEQGPDMDDVDDAREDFMKNNAEQ; from the coding sequence ATGAGTGCTAAATTCTTACTTCCTTTTGTCCTTGTTTTATTCTTGTTTAGCTGCAATAAAAAAAACCATACGGTAAAGGTGTTGCAGGTGCCTGGAAATGATCAGTATTGCGTTATTGATAAAGCGGGAACCACTGTTCTTCCGAGCGGTCGTTATGCTACGCCGGCAGGTGAAGTTATTCCAATTACAAACGATCCGTATGGGATGGCAGTTTCACCTGATGGAGAAAAAGCTGTTACTTTGCACAACGGTGTGATTACAGTTATCAATCTGAACCATCTTGGAGCACAACGAATTCCCAGTTATGACAATAAAATCCCTTCTCCTTTCTCAAAAGGTTCTTTTCTTGGAGTTGCATTTTCCCCGGATTCAAAACATGTTTACCTGAGTGGTGGAGACAAAGGCGATGTTGTAATTTACGATATCGAAAATTATAAAAAAGTAGGCGCCATTTCGTTAAATGGAAAGATAAAAGGAGAAGATTATCAGGACAGTTTTACTTCGGATTTGATGTTGAATCCAGACAGAAATGAGTTACTGGTGCTTGATCGCGGAAATTTCCGTTTAGTGCGAGTCGATTTAAATTCAAAAAAAATCACTGCATCTGTAAAAGTCGGACGTCAGCCTTTTGGTTTAGCAATCAGCCCCGACAAAAAGCAGGCTTTTGTAGCTAACGTAGGTGTTTATTCTTATCCTTTGGTAGAAGGTGCTACGCCTGAAAACTACGAGTATCTGCGAATCTCTCATCATCCTTATGGTGAAAATACACCCGAATCGCGCGAAGGCACCATAGTGGAAGGCAAGGTAATTCCGGGATTGGGGAGCCCTAATCACCCTGATGCCATGAGTGTGTTTACCATCGATCTGGAGAAAAATGAAGTGATCAATAAATTTAAAACCGGATACCTGATTGGAGAAACGGTGGAAGATGCGGAAGTTGTTGGAGGAGCAAGTCCCAATTCTATAGCTGTTGGAAAACAGTATGCATATGTTACTAATGCCAGTAACGACAACATTGCCATTATCGATCATACAACACAGGAATTGGTGGGACGTATCCCAATAAGAGTGGATGACCGAATTGATAAAGTGCGCGGACTTATTCCGTTTGGAATTACCATGACCAAAGATGAAAAAACGCTGTATGTGGCGCTTCTTGGCTTTAATGCAGTGGCAGTTATCGATATTCCAACTCAAACCACAAAAGGATTAATTCCATCAGGCTGGGGCCCAACCAGGGTGGAGCTTTCGGATGATGAAAAACAGCTTTACATTATCACATGTCGTGGATGGGGAGCAGGCCCTAATGGAGGTGTTGGTTTTGTTGCCCCAATTCAGGGAAGTTCGGTAAGCAGCATTCAGCTCGGAAGTTTTCAGAAAGTTAAAGTCCCAACAGATGATGAGCTGGCTAACTACACCAAACAGTCAATCAACAATACTTTTATTGAAACCATAGTGGAAGATGATGGTAAAAATCCGCTGCCACCACTTCCCGGAGTGCGTCAAAGTCAGATAAAGCACATTGTTTATATTACCAAGGAAAACAGAACCTACGATGAAATTTTTGGTCAGTTAAAAGAAGCCCGGGGCGATAGTACATTAGCCCGGTACGGAACAAACAATACTTACACTTTGCCCGACTCTATGCAGGCAAAATTTCCGAACTTGCGAATTTCTCCCAACCACATAAAAGCAGCAAAGCAATTCGCTTTTTCCGACAACTATTATTGCGATAGCGATGCGTCTGTGCATGGGCATCACTGGTTAGTAGGTGTAATTCCCAACGAGTGGGTGGAAGCCAATGCCGCAACCTCTAAAACAGCCATGCCGTTTTCAAAAGCAGAAGGGCGTCGTTTTCCGAAAACAATTGGAAGTGTTGATCCTGAAGATTATGCTGAAATCGGAGGTCTTTGGGAGGCGCTTGACCGGCAAGGAGTTACCTTTTATAATTTTGGGCAAGCCAACGAAAGCGGGCACGAACGCGAAGAGTGGTACGATGTAAATACCGGCGCTGCCCACGGTGTGATGATTCCCATGCAAAAAGCTTTGTTCTATCGTACCAGTCATGACTATCCAGGATATAATATGAATATTCCCGATCAGTACCGGATGGATCAGTTTGAAAAAGAATTTACCAGGCTTTGGATCGACAGCAACGATGAAATGCCGGCGCTGGTTACCGTGATGATCCCTAACGATCATGGAACAGGACCCGATCCTGAAGAAGGTTATCCGTATCGTCAGTCGTACATGGTGGACAATGATTTGGCAGTAGGACGTATTCTTCACTTTTTGTCGCGTACAAAATACTGGAAAGACATGTTGGTGATCATTACCGAAGATGATCCTCAGGGTGGTGTTGATCATGTAGATGCTCATCGTTCGGTTTTAATGATGGCTGGCCCATACGTGAAACGTGGCTATGTTTCGCATACGCATGCCAATTTTGGCGCTATTCTGAAAACGATTTATAATATTTTGAATGTACCGTATGTCAATCATTTTGATTTGACAGCTTCGTTGTTACAAGATTTTTTTACGGATGAACCAGATTATACTCCTTATACTTTGGAGCGGCACGACGAGCGGATTTATGATGCCGAACTTTCAATGAAAAAATACCACCGAACCATTGACTGGCGAAAAATTGAACAGGGACCAGATATGGACGATGTAGATGATGCACGAGAGGACTTTATGAAAAATAATGCAGAACAATAA
- a CDS encoding alpha/beta hydrolase, with product MAKTIFRKALKGMLFVLALFVVLMLLPRTIGLLFPEKAPIGYHFEVLDYLAIGVGLESLIDREPEVSANIESFKDIEYKNANGKSLHLDIYRQKELNEKAPLLVFIHGGGWRSGKRQDYLVYLLDYAEKGFVTATVSYRLKKDSIYPAAVEDVLDAVDFLYQNANTYGYDTSRVALVGGSAGAHLAMLAGYGWENPQRHKVKAVVDIYGPVDLTTPYGQTQFMVTDFIGHSYSEKPELYWEASPARYLKEDLPPTLILQGTSDNLLPPSQSDTLHVRLNRLGVSNVYHRLPLWPHAMDIAVRPNVYMQQKMDAFFETYLK from the coding sequence ATGGCTAAAACGATATTTCGAAAGGCATTAAAAGGAATGCTGTTTGTGCTGGCACTTTTCGTTGTTCTGATGTTGTTGCCAAGAACAATTGGTTTGCTTTTCCCGGAGAAGGCACCGATAGGATATCATTTTGAAGTACTTGATTATTTAGCCATTGGTGTTGGTTTGGAAAGTTTGATTGACAGGGAGCCTGAAGTTTCGGCGAACATTGAGTCGTTTAAAGATATTGAATATAAAAATGCAAACGGAAAATCACTTCATCTGGATATTTACAGGCAAAAGGAATTAAATGAGAAAGCCCCTTTGTTGGTTTTTATCCATGGAGGAGGATGGCGCAGTGGAAAGCGGCAGGACTATCTGGTTTACCTGCTGGATTATGCCGAAAAAGGTTTTGTAACGGCAACTGTTTCCTATCGTTTAAAGAAGGACAGTATCTATCCCGCAGCAGTTGAAGATGTTCTGGATGCAGTGGATTTTCTCTACCAAAATGCAAATACATATGGTTACGACACAAGCCGGGTAGCTTTGGTTGGCGGCTCGGCAGGAGCACATTTGGCAATGCTTGCAGGCTACGGCTGGGAAAATCCTCAGCGACATAAAGTAAAAGCAGTAGTTGATATTTATGGACCAGTGGATTTGACCACTCCTTATGGGCAAACACAGTTTATGGTGACTGATTTTATCGGTCATTCCTATAGCGAAAAACCCGAATTATATTGGGAGGCTTCACCAGCCAGATATCTAAAAGAAGATTTGCCGCCAACTTTAATTTTGCAGGGAACGTCTGATAATTTATTGCCGCCAAGTCAGTCGGATACTTTGCATGTGCGGCTTAATCGTCTTGGTGTTTCCAATGTATATCATCGTTTGCCGCTGTGGCCGCATGCGATGGATATAGCGGTTCGTCCCAATGTTTACATGCAACAAAAAATGGATGCTTTTTTTGAAACGTATTTAAAATAA
- a CDS encoding PhoPQ-activated protein PqaA family protein produces the protein MKKTVLFLFTLICTINFAIAETNETITPKNALKSYLNNGDTSFKWEIRDKLKTNGVTLYRVIFTSQKWRDLIWKHELTIMVPDELKYKDALLFVTGGRVKNGEPNIHKWDKSEIVMFSQIAITNKAITAILWQTPNQPIFDGKTEDEIISYTFHNFQSDHDYSWPLLFPMVKSAVRAMDAVQEFAKAELKSKVNEFVVSGASKRGWTTWLTGASDPRVKAIGPMVIDMLNMNVNIPYHKTAWGEYSIQIEDYVKLGVAQQVGSEEGTALVKMVDPYSYRKALTMPKMIFNGTNDEYWPVDAMKNYIDSIPGDNHLCYVPNAGHGLGDKTKALTTLSAFFGEAINGSKHPKCDYTIDEANGKVTLTIKTDAKMLKGVVLWSAESDDRDIRDETWVEKSLGEKGKKEVKATLDYPESGFKAFYVDLKYKAPFGDDYTQSTRTFLMNDKKVLLKRGE, from the coding sequence ATGAAAAAGACAGTATTATTTCTCTTCACTCTCATTTGTACAATAAATTTTGCTATTGCTGAAACAAATGAAACAATCACTCCTAAAAATGCACTCAAGTCGTATTTAAACAACGGTGACACCTCGTTTAAATGGGAAATACGGGACAAATTAAAGACTAATGGTGTTACACTTTACCGGGTTATTTTCACCTCGCAAAAGTGGCGAGATTTGATATGGAAACACGAACTTACCATCATGGTGCCGGATGAATTAAAATACAAAGATGCTCTCCTTTTTGTAACCGGAGGAAGAGTAAAAAATGGCGAACCCAATATTCATAAATGGGATAAAAGCGAGATTGTAATGTTTAGTCAGATTGCGATAACCAATAAAGCAATAACTGCAATCTTATGGCAAACGCCAAACCAACCCATCTTTGATGGCAAAACAGAGGATGAGATCATTTCGTACACATTCCATAACTTTCAAAGTGATCACGATTATTCTTGGCCACTCCTGTTTCCAATGGTAAAAAGTGCCGTTCGTGCAATGGATGCTGTTCAGGAATTTGCAAAAGCAGAGCTGAAATCGAAAGTTAATGAGTTTGTAGTTTCGGGCGCTTCAAAACGCGGGTGGACAACATGGCTTACAGGTGCCAGCGATCCTCGTGTAAAAGCCATCGGTCCAATGGTTATCGATATGCTTAACATGAATGTAAACATTCCGTACCACAAAACAGCGTGGGGTGAATACAGCATTCAGATTGAAGATTACGTAAAACTGGGTGTAGCTCAGCAGGTAGGTTCTGAAGAAGGAACAGCGCTGGTAAAAATGGTTGACCCGTATTCGTACCGGAAAGCACTTACCATGCCTAAAATGATATTTAACGGTACAAACGATGAATACTGGCCGGTTGATGCAATGAAGAACTACATCGACAGTATTCCGGGAGACAACCACCTTTGCTATGTTCCAAATGCCGGACACGGCCTCGGCGATAAAACCAAGGCCCTGACAACTTTAAGCGCATTTTTTGGCGAAGCCATAAACGGAAGCAAACACCCGAAATGCGATTATACAATTGACGAAGCAAACGGTAAAGTTACACTCACAATTAAAACAGATGCCAAAATGCTGAAAGGTGTAGTTCTGTGGAGTGCAGAATCGGATGACAGAGATATCCGCGACGAAACGTGGGTAGAAAAAAGTCTTGGTGAGAAAGGTAAAAAAGAAGTTAAAGCAACTCTTGATTATCCCGAATCCGGATTCAAAGCATTTTATGTTGATCTAAAATACAAAGCTCCGTTTGGAGATGATTATACACAAAGTACACGCACATTCCTGATGAACGACAAGAAAGTTTTGCTGAAGCGTGGTGAATAA